In the Carboxydothermus hydrogenoformans Z-2901 genome, ACTATTAAGCTTTTGGGGGAAAAGACCACCGCCGACACTATAATCGCTACCGATGTGGGACAGCATCAGATGTGGACAGCGCAATTTTATCCCTTTAAAAAACCCCGTACTTTCTTAACCAGCGGGGGTCTTGGCTGCATGGGTTATGGTTTGCCGGCAGCTATAGGTGCGGCGGTAGCTTTTCGGGATAAACAGGTAATTTTAATTACCGGCGATGGCAGTTTCCAAATGAATATGGGGGAGTTGGCTACTGCCCGGGAACAGAATTTGTCGTTGAAGATTATTTTGTTTGTTAATAAAAAATTAGGTATGGTAAAGCAGTTGCAGGAATATTATGCCAATAAAAATTACTTTGGGGTTGACTTGGGCTTTGTTCCGGATTTTGTAGCTTTAGCTAAGGCTTATGGAATTCCCGGACGGAAGATTACCAGACCAGAAGAGGTTGACGGGGCTTTAGATGAAATGCTTGCCCATAAGGGAATGTATCTTTTGGAGATTGAAATCAGTCCTGAAGAAAAAGTTTTACCCATGGTTTTATCCGGGGCTCCTATAGGAGAAGCGGTGGACTGGTAATCTTGAAGTTTGAAGTTGGAAATTAGAGGTTAGAATAAAACGAAAAAACATTTAAAGTGTGGTGAGGTAAATGGAAAGGGTTAGGATTTTTGATACGACGTTAAGGGATGGGGAACAGTCGCCAGGAGTTAGTTTAAATGCTATGGAGAAATTGCAAATCGCCCGGCAGTTACAAAAGCTGGGCGTTGATGTTATAGAGGCAGGTTTTCCTATAACTTCTCCCGGAGATAAGGAAGCCGTTTCCTTAATTGCCCGGGAAGTAAAAGGGGTGGTAGTGGCTGCCCTGGCCCGGGCTTCGGCTTTGGATATAGAAACGGCCTGGGACGCCATTAAAGATGCGGAAAGTCCCCGGATTCATACTTTTATTGCCACTTCCGATATTCATTTGAAATATAAGCTGAAAATGGACCGGGAAACGGTAGTGGAACGGGCGGTAGCAGCGGTCAAACTTGCTAAAAAATTTACCGCCGATGTGGAGTTTTCGGCGGAAGATGCTTCAAGAAGTGACCTGGACTTTTTGTGCCGGGTGGTGGAAGCGGCGGTAAAAGCGGGAGCTACTACCATAAACATTCCCGATACCGTTGGCTATGCCGAACCGGAAGAGTTTGGGGAGTTTATTTGCAAAATTTTAGAAAAAGTTCCGGTAATGGACCGGGCGGTGTTAAGCGTTCACTGTCATGATGATTTGGGCCTTGCGGTGGCCAATAGTTTAGCTGCCATCAAAAACGGCGCCCGGCAGGTGGAATGTACCATTAACGGAATTGGTGAACGGGCTGGAAACTGTTCCTTAGAGGAGATTGTAATGGCTCTTTATACCCGCAAAGATGTATTGCCTTTTTATACCGGCATTAAAACCGAGGAGATTTACCGGACCAGTAAGCTCGTTAGCAATTTAACCGGGATGCCGGTACAGCCCAACAAAGCGATTGTAGGGAAAAATGCCTTTTCCCACGAATCGGGGATTCACCAGGATGGGGTTTTAAAGGAAAGAACTACTTATGAAATAATGAATCCCAGGCTGGTGGGTATTCCCGAATCCCGTCTGGTACTGGGTAAACATTCGGGAAGACATGCGTTAAAGGAGAGGTTATTAGAGCTTGGTTATGAATTAACCGAAGAGCAGTTGAATGAGGCTTTTGTTAAATTTAAAGCTTTAGCCGATAAGAAAAAAGAAGTTACCGATCAGGATTTAGAAGCAATGATGGAAGAAGAAATAAGAAAAGTTCCCGAAACTTACACCCTGGATTATTTCCATATTTCTACCGGTTCAACGATTATTCCCACGGCCACGGTGGGCTTAATCAAGGAAGGGGAAAAATTAGAAGACGCCGCCACCGGCGATGGACCGGTGGATGCCATTTATAAAGCTATCAATAAAATAACCGGTTTAACTCCGGTTTTAGAGCAATATTCAATTAATGCCGTAACTTCTGGCGAAGATGCCCTGGGAGAAGTAGTGGTAAAACTAAAAAATGGCCTCGGGAAAATTGTCACCGGTCGCGGAGTTTCCACCGATATTTTAGAAGCATCGGCCAAGGCTTATTTAAATGGTATCAATAAATTACTTTTTGATTACCAGGCGAAAGGGGAGAAGCAGTAATGGGGATGACGATGACCGAGAAAATTCTTGCCTATCATGCCGGAAAAGAGCTTGTTGAACCGGGAGAATTAATTTCCTGCAAGGTAGATGCGGTTTTAGCCAACGACATAACCGGACCGGTAGCGATAAGCGAGTTTAAAAAAATTGGAGTGGACTCGGTTTTTGACCGGGACAGGGTTTATTTGGTGCCCGACCATTTTACCCCCAATAAAGACATTAAAAGTGCCGAACAGGCCAAAATTTTGCGGGATTTTGCTAAAGAGCAAAACCTAACCTATTATTTTGAAGTGGGTAAAATGGGAATTGAGCATGTGCTTCTGCCGGAAGAAGGGTTGGTATTGCCGGGAGAGGTGATTATCGGTGCCGATTCCCATACCTGTACTTACGGGGGGCTGGGGGCTTTTGCTACCGGGGTAGGTTCAACTGACCTTGCGGCGGCGATGGCCCTCGGGGAAACCTGGTTTAAAGTTCCGGAAAGCATTAAGTTTTACCTTTACGGGGAAAAGCTTTTACCTTACGTTTCCGCCAAAGATATCATTCTGTTTATAATCGGGCAGATTGGTGTTGACGGGGCGTTATATAAAGCGATGGAGTTCGCCGGTTCGGCTTTAAAGCTTATTTCGGTTGAAGGACGGTTAACCATGGCCAATATGGCTATAGAAGCGGGAGCAAAAAACGGCATCTTTCCGGTGGATGAGCTTACCCTGGAATATGTAAAAGGCCGGGCAAAACGGGAGTTTAAGGTTTTTGCCAGCGATCCCGATGCCAGATACGAAGCGGTTTACGAAATTAACGTGGAAGAAATCGAACCGCAGGTAGCTCTTCCCCATCTTCCGGAAAATGCCGTGCCGGTAAAGGAGGTATCCGGCAAGGACATTGATCAGGTGGTAATTGGTTCGTGCACCAACGGCCGAATTGAGGATTTACGGGTGGCGGCGGCGATCTTAAAAGGTAAAAAAGTAAAGGATTATGTGCGGTGCATTATTATTCCCGGATCCCAGTCGGTTTACCGGCAGGCCCTTAAGGAAGGACTTATAGATATTTTCCTTGAAGCGGGGGCGGCGGTTTCCACTCCTACCTGTGGCCCCTGCCTGGGCGGCCACATGGGGATTTTAGCCAAGGGAGAGAGAGCGGTTGCTACTACCAACCGCAATTTTGTGGGCAGGATGGGGCATGTAGAATCGGAAGTTTACCTGGCGGGACCGGCGGTAGCAGCAGCTTCAGCCATTGCCGGAAAAATCGTTCATCCCGAGGAGGTGCGGTAAATGCGTGCTTTTAAATTTGGCGATGACATTGATACCGATGTAATTATTCCGGCAAGGTATCTTAATACTTCTGATCCTTTGGAATTAGCCAAACACTGCATGGAGGATGCGGATCCGGAGTTTTCCAAAAAAGCTCGCCCCGGGGATGTG is a window encoding:
- the leuC gene encoding 3-isopropylmalate dehydratase large subunit — translated: MGMTMTEKILAYHAGKELVEPGELISCKVDAVLANDITGPVAISEFKKIGVDSVFDRDRVYLVPDHFTPNKDIKSAEQAKILRDFAKEQNLTYYFEVGKMGIEHVLLPEEGLVLPGEVIIGADSHTCTYGGLGAFATGVGSTDLAAAMALGETWFKVPESIKFYLYGEKLLPYVSAKDIILFIIGQIGVDGALYKAMEFAGSALKLISVEGRLTMANMAIEAGAKNGIFPVDELTLEYVKGRAKREFKVFASDPDARYEAVYEINVEEIEPQVALPHLPENAVPVKEVSGKDIDQVVIGSCTNGRIEDLRVAAAILKGKKVKDYVRCIIIPGSQSVYRQALKEGLIDIFLEAGAAVSTPTCGPCLGGHMGILAKGERAVATTNRNFVGRMGHVESEVYLAGPAVAAASAIAGKIVHPEEVR
- a CDS encoding 2-isopropylmalate synthase — its product is MERVRIFDTTLRDGEQSPGVSLNAMEKLQIARQLQKLGVDVIEAGFPITSPGDKEAVSLIAREVKGVVVAALARASALDIETAWDAIKDAESPRIHTFIATSDIHLKYKLKMDRETVVERAVAAVKLAKKFTADVEFSAEDASRSDLDFLCRVVEAAVKAGATTINIPDTVGYAEPEEFGEFICKILEKVPVMDRAVLSVHCHDDLGLAVANSLAAIKNGARQVECTINGIGERAGNCSLEEIVMALYTRKDVLPFYTGIKTEEIYRTSKLVSNLTGMPVQPNKAIVGKNAFSHESGIHQDGVLKERTTYEIMNPRLVGIPESRLVLGKHSGRHALKERLLELGYELTEEQLNEAFVKFKALADKKKEVTDQDLEAMMEEEIRKVPETYTLDYFHISTGSTIIPTATVGLIKEGEKLEDAATGDGPVDAIYKAINKITGLTPVLEQYSINAVTSGEDALGEVVVKLKNGLGKIVTGRGVSTDILEASAKAYLNGINKLLFDYQAKGEKQ